A window of the Callospermophilus lateralis isolate mCalLat2 chromosome 7, mCalLat2.hap1, whole genome shotgun sequence genome harbors these coding sequences:
- the Scamp3 gene encoding secretory carrier-associated membrane protein 3: protein MAQSRDGGNPFAESGELDNPFQDPAVIQHRPSPQYATLDVYNPFETREPSPAYEPPAPAPLPPPSAPSVQPSRKLSPTEPKNYGSYSTQASAAAATAELLKKQEELNRKAEELDRRERELQHVALGGTATRQNNWPPLPSFCPVQPCFFQDISMEIPQEFQKTVSTMYYLWMCSTLALLLNFLACLASFCVETSNGSGFGLSLLWVLLFTPCSFVCWYRPMYKAFRSDSSFNFFVFFFIFFAQNVLFVLQAIGIPGWGFSGWITALVVLKNNTAVAVLMLLVALLFTGIAVLGIVMLKRIHSLYRRTGASFQKAQQEFAAGVFSNPAVRTAAANAAAGAAENAFRAP from the exons ATGGCTCAGAGCAGAGACGGCGGAAACCCGTTCGCCGAGTCTGgcgagcttgacaacccctttcag GACCCAGCTGTGATCCAGCACCGACCCAGCCCTCAGTATGCCACGCTTGACGTCTACAACCCTTTTGAAACCCGGGAG CCATCACCAGCCTATGAGCCTCCTGCCCCTGCACCATTGCCTCCACCCTCAGCTCCCTCTGTACAGCCCTCAAGAAAGCTCAGCCCCACTGAACCCAAGAACTATGGTTCCTACAGCACTCAG GCCTCGGCTGCAGCGGCCACAGCTGAGCTGCTAAAGAAACAGGAGGAGCTCAATCGGAAGGCAGAGGAGTTGGACCGCAGAGAGCGAGAGCTGCAGCATGTTGCCCTGGGGGGCACAGCCA CTCGACAGAACAATTGGCCCCCGCTACCCTCTTTTTGCCCAGTTCAGCCCTGCTTTTTCCAGGACATCTCCATGGAGATCCCCCAAGAATTTCAGAAGACAGTATCTACCATGTACTACCTCTGGATGT GCAGCACTCTGGCTCTTCTCCTGAACTTCCTCGCCTGCCTGGCCAGCTTCTGTGTTGAGACCAGCAATGGCTCCGGCTTTGGGCTTTCTCTGCTCTGGGTCCTCCTTTTCACTCCCTGCTCCTTCGTCTGCTGGTACCGCCCCATGTACAAGGCTTTCCG GAGTGACAGTTCATTCAATTTCTtcgttttcttcttcattttcttcgCCCAGAATGTGCTCTTTGTCCTCCAGGCCATTGGCATCCCAGGTTGGGGGTTCAG TGGCTGGATCACGGCTCTGGTGGTGCTGAAGAACAACACAGCTGTAGCTGTGCTTATGCTGCTGGTTGCCCTGCTCTTCACTGGCATCGCTGTGCTGGGAATTGTGATGCTAAAACGG ATCCACTCCTTGTACCGTCGCACAGGTGCCAGTTTTCAGAAGGCCCAGCAAGAATTTGCTGCTGGTGTCTTCTCCAACCCTGCGGTGCGAACCGCAGCTGCCAATGCAGCCGCAGGGGCTGCCGAAAATGCCTTCCGGGCCCCGTGA
- the Gba1 gene encoding lysosomal acid glucosylceramidase, translated as MEFSSRFREVGPKHPGRVVMAASLTGLLLLQAVSWASGARPCIPKSFGYSSVVCVCNATYCDSLDPLTFPALGTFSRYESTRSGRRMELSTGTFQANHTGTGLLLTLKPEEKFQRVKGFGGAMTDAAALNILALSPSAQSLLLKSYFSTEGIEYNIIRVPMASCDFSISTYTYADTPDDFQLHNFSLAEEDIKLKIPLIHQALKLAHRPVSLFASPWTSPTWLKTNGAVNGKGSLKGHPGDIYHQTWAKYFVKFLDAYAAYGLKFWAVTAENEPSAGLISGYPFQCLGFTAEHQRDFIARDLGPTLANSTHRDVQLFMLDDQRLLLPRWAQVVLADPQAAKYIHGIAVHWYMDFLAPAKSTLGATHRLFPNMTLFASEACVGSKFWEQSVRLGSWDRGMQYSHSIITNLLYHVTGWTDWNFALNPEGGPNWVRNFVDSPIIVDIAKDVFYKQPMFYHLGHFSKFIPEGSQRVGLVASEKTELETVALMHPDGSAVVVVLNRSSKDVPFTIKDPAVGSLETISPGYSIHTYLWRRQ; from the exons ATGGAGTTTTCAAGTCGTTTTAGAGAG GTGGGCCCAAAGCACCCAGGCAGGGTAGTCATGGCTGCCAGCCTCACAGGATTGCTTCTGCTTCAGGCAGTGTCCTGGGCATCAG GTGCCCGCCCCTGCATCCCTAAAAGCttcggctatagctcagtggtctgTGTCTGCAATGCCACCTACTGTGACTCCCTTGACCCCCTGACCTTCCCTGCCCTTGGTACCTTCAGTCGCTATGAGAGTACGCGTAGCGGACGTCGGATGGAGTTGAGTACAGGGACCTTCCAGGCCAATCACACAGGCACAG GGCTGCTACTGACTCTGAAGCCAGAAGAGAAGTTCCAGAGAGTGAAAGGGTTTGGAGGGGCCATGACAGATGCTGCTGCTCTGAACATACTTGCCCTGTCACCCTCTGCCCAGAGTTTGCTGCTCAAATCTTACTTCTCAACAGAAG GAATTGAGTATAATATCATCCGGGTACCCATGGCCAGCTGTGACTTCTCCATTAGCACCTACACCTATGCCGACACCCCAGATGACTTCCAGTTGCACAACTTCAGCCTTGCAGAAGAAGATATCAAACTCAAG ATACCCCTGATTCACCAAGCCCTGAAGTTGGCCCATCGCCCTGTCTCACTCTTCGCCAGTCCCTGGACAtcacccacttggctcaagaccAATGGGGCAGTGAATGGGAAGGGGTCACTCAAGGGTCACCCAGGGGATATCTACCACCAGACCTGGGCCAAGTACTTTGTCAA GTTTCTAGATGCCTATGCCGCGTACGGGTTAAAGTTCTGGGCAGTGACGGCTGAGAATGAGCCTTCTGCAGGGCTGATCAGTGGGTACCCCTTCCAATGCCTGGGCTTCACTGCTgaacaccagcgagatttcattgCCCGTGACTTGGGTCCAACCCTTGCCAACAGTACTCACCGTGATGTCCAGCTGTTCATGTTAGATGATCAACGCCTTTTGCTGCCCCGCTGGGCACAGGTG GTACTGGCAGACCCACAGGCAGCCAAGTACATCCATGGGATTGCTGTACACTGGTATATGGACTTCCTGGCTCCAGCAAAATCCACCCTGGGGGCGACACACCGGCTGTTCCCGAACATGACACTCTTTGCCTCAGAGGCCTGTGTGGGCTCCAAGTTCTGGGAGCAGAGTGTGCGCCTAGGCTCCTGGGATCGAGGAATGCAGTACAGTCACAGCATCATCACG AACCTCCTTTATCACGTGACTGGCTGGACTGACTGGAACTTTGCCCTGAATCCTGAAGGGGGGCCCAACTGGGTCCGCAACTTTGTGGACAGCCCCATCATTGTAGACATTGCCAAAGATGTGTTTTACAAACAGCCCATGTTCTACCACTTGGGCCACTTCAG CAAGTTCATTCCTGAAGGCTCCCAAAGAGTTGGACTAGTGGCCAGTGAGAAGACCGAGTTGGAAACAGTGGCACTGATGCATCCCGATGGCTCTGCAGTTGTGGTTGTGCTAAACCG GTCCTCGAAGGATGTGCCTTTTACCATCAAGGATCCTGCCGTGGGCTCCCTGGAGACCATCTCACCTGGCTATTCCATTCATACCTACCTGTGGCGTCGCCAGTGA
- the Entrep3 gene encoding protein ENTREP3 isoform X2 encodes MMPSPSDSSRSLTSRPSTRGLTHLRLHRPWLQALLTLGLAQVLLGILVVTFSMVASSVTTTESIKRSCPSWAGFSLAFSGVVGIVSWKRPFTLVISFFSLLSVLCVMLSMAGSVLSCKNAQLARDFRDCSMEGKVCVCCPSDPLPRPCPESGQELKVAPNSTCEEARGALKNLLFSVCGLTICAAVICTLSAIVCCIQIFSLDLVHTLAPERSVSGPLGPLACTSSPPAPLLHTMLDLEEFVPPVPPPPYYPPEYTCSSETDAQSITYNGSMDSPVPLYPTDCPPSYEAVMGLRGDSQATLFDPQLHDGSCICERVASIVDVSMDSGSLVLSAIGDLPGGSSPSEDSCLLELQGSVRSVDYVLFRSIQRSRAGYCLSLDCGLRGPFEDSPLPRRPPRAARSYSCSAPEAPPALGAPTTARSCHRLEGWPPWVGPCFPELRRRVPRGGSRPAAAPPTRAPARRFSDSSGSLTPPGHRPPHPAPPPRLLLPRSHSDPGITTSSDTADFRDLYTKVLEEEAASVSSADTGLCSEACLFRLARCPSPKLLRARSAEKRRPVPTFQKVPLPSGPAPAHSLGDLKGSWPGRGLVTRFLQMSRKSPDPTGTGAHGHKQVPRSPWGRPGRESLHLRSCGDLSSGSSLRRLLSGRRLERGTRPHSLSLNGGSRETGL; translated from the exons ATGATGCCCTCGCCTAGTGACTCCAGCCGCTCGCTAACCAGCCGGCCCAGCACTCGGGGCCTCACCCACCTCCGCCTCCATCGACCCTGGCTGCAGGCCCTTCTCACGCTGGGGCTGGCCCAGGTTCTCCTGGGTATCCTGGTGGTAACCTTCAGCATGGTGGCCTCCTCCGTCACCACCACTGAGAGCATCAAGAGGTCCTGCCCATCTTGGGCTGGATTCTCG CTGGCGTTCTCCGGGGTGGTTGGCATTGTGTCCTGGAAGCGGCCATTCACTCTAGTG atctccttcttctccttgctTTCGGTGCTCTGTGTCATGCTGAGCATGGctggctctgttctctcctgtaaaaaTGCTCAGCTGGCCCGGGACTTCCGAGACTGCTCCATG GAAGGAAAGGTCTGTGTGTGCTGTCCCTCTGATCCCCTACCTCGGCCCTGTCCAGAGTCAGGGCAGGAACTGAAAGTTGCCCCTAACTCCACTTGTGAAGAAGCCCGAGGTGCCCTCAAG AACCTGCTCTTCAGTGTTTGTGGGCTCACCATTTGTGCCGCCGTAATCTGTACTCTCTCTGCTATTGTCTGCTGCATCCAAATCTTCTCTCTGGACCTCGTGCATACG CTGGCCCCTGAGCGCTCTGTCTCAGGCCCCCTGGGGCCTCTGGCCTGTACATCCTCACCTCCAGCCCCTCTCCTACACACCATGCTGGACTTGGAGGAATTTGTACCACCTGTGCCCCCACCGCCCTACTATCCTCCAGAGTATACCTGCAGCTCAGAAACAGATGCACAGAG cATCACATACAATGGCTCCATGGACAGTCCAGTACCTTTGTACCCTACTGATTGTCCCCCTTCATATGAGGCCGTCATGGGACTACGAGGAGACAGCCAG GCTACTCTGTTTGATCCTCAGCTTCATGATGGCTCCTGTATCTGTGAGCGTGTGGCCTCCATTGTAGACG TGTCCATGGACAGTGGGTCTCTGGTGCTGTCAGCCATCGGTGACCTCCCGGGCGGCTCTAGCCCTTCAGAGGACTCGTGCCTGCTGGAGCTGCAGGGCTCCGTGCGCTCCGTCGACTACGTGCTCTTCCGCTCCATCCAGCGCAGCCGCGCGGGCTACTGCCTCAGCCTGGACTGCGGCCTGCGAGGCCCCTTCGAGGACAGCCCCCTGCCTCGGCGGCCCCCACGGGCTGCCCGCTCCTATTCCTGCTCTGCCCCGGAGGCCCCACCCGCCCTGGGTGCCCCAACTACAGCCCGCAGCTGCCACCGGCTGGAGGGCTGGCCACCCTGGGTGGGACCCTGCTTCCCCGAGCTGAGACGACGGGTCCCCCGGGGAGGCAGCCGCCCCGCAGCGGCCCCTCCCACGCGAGCCCCCGCTCGCCGCTTCAGTGATAGCTCAGGTTCCCTCACCCCACCGGGGCACCGGCCTCCTCATCCGGCTCCCCCGCCACGGCTGCTGCTGCCACGGTCCCACAGCGACCCGGGCATCACCACCTCCAGCGACACTG CTGACTTCAGGGACCTTTATACCAAAGTGCTTGAGGAAGAAGCTGCCTCTGTTTCCTCTGCAGATACAG GGCTCTGCTCTGAAGCCTGCCTCTTCCGCCTCGCCCGCTGCCCTTCCCCCAAGTTGCTGCGTGCCCGCTCAGCTGAGAAACGGCGCCCTGTGCCCACCTTCCAGAAGGTTCCCCTCCCCTCAGGCCCTGCACCTGCTCACTCTCTGGGAGACCTAAAAGGAAGCTGGCCAGGCCGGGGCCTGGTCACTCGTTTCCTCCAGATGTCCAGGAAATCCCCAGACCCCACAGGCACTGGAGCTCATGGACATAAGCAG GTGCCCCGGAGCCCATGGGGCCGGCCAGGCCGAGAAAGCCTCCACCTCCGCAGCTGTGGTGACCTGAGCTCTGGCTCCTCTCTGCGGCGCCTCCTGTCTGGCCGGAGGCTGGAGCGTGGGACGCGCCCCCACAGCCTCAGCCTCAACGGGGGCAGCAGGGAGACTGGGCTCTGA
- the Entrep3 gene encoding protein ENTREP3 isoform X1, with protein sequence MMPSPSDSSRSLTSRPSTRGLTHLRLHRPWLQALLTLGLAQVLLGILVVTFSMVASSVTTTESIKRSCPSWAGFSLAFSGVVGIVSWKRPFTLVISFFSLLSVLCVMLSMAGSVLSCKNAQLARDFRDCSMEGKVCVCCPSDPLPRPCPESGQELKVAPNSTCEEARGALKNLLFSVCGLTICAAVICTLSAIVCCIQIFSLDLVHTQLAPERSVSGPLGPLACTSSPPAPLLHTMLDLEEFVPPVPPPPYYPPEYTCSSETDAQSITYNGSMDSPVPLYPTDCPPSYEAVMGLRGDSQATLFDPQLHDGSCICERVASIVDVSMDSGSLVLSAIGDLPGGSSPSEDSCLLELQGSVRSVDYVLFRSIQRSRAGYCLSLDCGLRGPFEDSPLPRRPPRAARSYSCSAPEAPPALGAPTTARSCHRLEGWPPWVGPCFPELRRRVPRGGSRPAAAPPTRAPARRFSDSSGSLTPPGHRPPHPAPPPRLLLPRSHSDPGITTSSDTADFRDLYTKVLEEEAASVSSADTGLCSEACLFRLARCPSPKLLRARSAEKRRPVPTFQKVPLPSGPAPAHSLGDLKGSWPGRGLVTRFLQMSRKSPDPTGTGAHGHKQVPRSPWGRPGRESLHLRSCGDLSSGSSLRRLLSGRRLERGTRPHSLSLNGGSRETGL encoded by the exons ATGATGCCCTCGCCTAGTGACTCCAGCCGCTCGCTAACCAGCCGGCCCAGCACTCGGGGCCTCACCCACCTCCGCCTCCATCGACCCTGGCTGCAGGCCCTTCTCACGCTGGGGCTGGCCCAGGTTCTCCTGGGTATCCTGGTGGTAACCTTCAGCATGGTGGCCTCCTCCGTCACCACCACTGAGAGCATCAAGAGGTCCTGCCCATCTTGGGCTGGATTCTCG CTGGCGTTCTCCGGGGTGGTTGGCATTGTGTCCTGGAAGCGGCCATTCACTCTAGTG atctccttcttctccttgctTTCGGTGCTCTGTGTCATGCTGAGCATGGctggctctgttctctcctgtaaaaaTGCTCAGCTGGCCCGGGACTTCCGAGACTGCTCCATG GAAGGAAAGGTCTGTGTGTGCTGTCCCTCTGATCCCCTACCTCGGCCCTGTCCAGAGTCAGGGCAGGAACTGAAAGTTGCCCCTAACTCCACTTGTGAAGAAGCCCGAGGTGCCCTCAAG AACCTGCTCTTCAGTGTTTGTGGGCTCACCATTTGTGCCGCCGTAATCTGTACTCTCTCTGCTATTGTCTGCTGCATCCAAATCTTCTCTCTGGACCTCGTGCATACG CAGCTGGCCCCTGAGCGCTCTGTCTCAGGCCCCCTGGGGCCTCTGGCCTGTACATCCTCACCTCCAGCCCCTCTCCTACACACCATGCTGGACTTGGAGGAATTTGTACCACCTGTGCCCCCACCGCCCTACTATCCTCCAGAGTATACCTGCAGCTCAGAAACAGATGCACAGAG cATCACATACAATGGCTCCATGGACAGTCCAGTACCTTTGTACCCTACTGATTGTCCCCCTTCATATGAGGCCGTCATGGGACTACGAGGAGACAGCCAG GCTACTCTGTTTGATCCTCAGCTTCATGATGGCTCCTGTATCTGTGAGCGTGTGGCCTCCATTGTAGACG TGTCCATGGACAGTGGGTCTCTGGTGCTGTCAGCCATCGGTGACCTCCCGGGCGGCTCTAGCCCTTCAGAGGACTCGTGCCTGCTGGAGCTGCAGGGCTCCGTGCGCTCCGTCGACTACGTGCTCTTCCGCTCCATCCAGCGCAGCCGCGCGGGCTACTGCCTCAGCCTGGACTGCGGCCTGCGAGGCCCCTTCGAGGACAGCCCCCTGCCTCGGCGGCCCCCACGGGCTGCCCGCTCCTATTCCTGCTCTGCCCCGGAGGCCCCACCCGCCCTGGGTGCCCCAACTACAGCCCGCAGCTGCCACCGGCTGGAGGGCTGGCCACCCTGGGTGGGACCCTGCTTCCCCGAGCTGAGACGACGGGTCCCCCGGGGAGGCAGCCGCCCCGCAGCGGCCCCTCCCACGCGAGCCCCCGCTCGCCGCTTCAGTGATAGCTCAGGTTCCCTCACCCCACCGGGGCACCGGCCTCCTCATCCGGCTCCCCCGCCACGGCTGCTGCTGCCACGGTCCCACAGCGACCCGGGCATCACCACCTCCAGCGACACTG CTGACTTCAGGGACCTTTATACCAAAGTGCTTGAGGAAGAAGCTGCCTCTGTTTCCTCTGCAGATACAG GGCTCTGCTCTGAAGCCTGCCTCTTCCGCCTCGCCCGCTGCCCTTCCCCCAAGTTGCTGCGTGCCCGCTCAGCTGAGAAACGGCGCCCTGTGCCCACCTTCCAGAAGGTTCCCCTCCCCTCAGGCCCTGCACCTGCTCACTCTCTGGGAGACCTAAAAGGAAGCTGGCCAGGCCGGGGCCTGGTCACTCGTTTCCTCCAGATGTCCAGGAAATCCCCAGACCCCACAGGCACTGGAGCTCATGGACATAAGCAG GTGCCCCGGAGCCCATGGGGCCGGCCAGGCCGAGAAAGCCTCCACCTCCGCAGCTGTGGTGACCTGAGCTCTGGCTCCTCTCTGCGGCGCCTCCTGTCTGGCCGGAGGCTGGAGCGTGGGACGCGCCCCCACAGCCTCAGCCTCAACGGGGGCAGCAGGGAGACTGGGCTCTGA